The region TTTCGCCTTTAAAGAATACGTCAAAACCGCCCTGCCCGTCTGCTTCGCCGATTTGCCAACCTGCTTGGTTGCCAAAGAGTTCAACCGGTGTCCAGCAGCCTTTATCTAAGGTTTCATGAATGCTTTCTTCGCGGCCGTTGGCAATAATCAGGCCGTCTGAAGGCACGGTTCGCACCAAGTGGTGAAACTGGGTTTGAATCGCGCCTAAATCGGCAAAAATATCGGCGTGGTCAAATTCGAGATTGTTCAAAATTGCCGTGCGCGGGCGGTAATGCACGAATTTGCTGCGTTTATCGAAAAATGCGGTGTCGTATTCATCGGCTTCAATCACGAAAAACGGTGATTTACTGTTTGGGTTTTGGCGCGTGGCTTGCGGCAAACGCGCCGATACGCTGAAATTCAGGGGCACGCCGCCAATCAAGAAGCCCGGTGCCAAACCCGCATATTCCAATACCCAAGCCAGCATGGATGCAGTGGTGGTTTTGCCATGCGTACCGGCCACGCCCAATACCCAATGATGGAACAATACGTTTTCCGCCAGCCATTGCGGACCGGAAATATACGGCAAACCACGGTTTAACACGGCTTCCACCACGTCCGTGCCGCGCTTGGCGACATTGCCAATCACATACACATCGGCTTGAAACTCATCCAATTGCGCGGCATCGAAACCTTCGTGCACGGCAATGCCCAAGGCTTCAAGCTGGGTGCTCATCGGGGGGTACATTTTGGCATCGCAGCCGCTGACTTTAAAACCCGCTTCTTTGGCAATGGCTGCCACGCCGCCCATAAAAGTGCCGCCGATTCCGATAATGTGAATGTGTTTCATGATGCAAGTATCTTGTTCAAAAACGCATATTATAGCCGAAATCGTATTAAAAGGCCGTCTGAAAATATGAGAAGCGTTTATATGGGTTATTTTATATGGGTTATAATGTCGGGCATAACCACAACAGAGAGAGCCAACCATGGAATTTATCAAAACCCGCGCCGCCGTTGCCTGGGCGCCCAATGAACCCTTAAAAATCGAAGAATTGGATTTAATGCCCCCGCAAAAAGGCGAAGTGTTGGTGCGCATTGTCGCCACCGGCGTCTGCCACACTGACGCTTACACTTTGAGCGGACAAGATTCGGAAGGTGTGTTCCCTTGCGTGTTGGGGCATGAGGGTGCCGGCATTGTCGAAGCAGTCGGCGAAGGCGTAACCGATTTTGCCGTCGGCGACCATGTTATTCCGCTTTACACTGCCGAATGCGGCAAATGCAAATTCTGTACTTCAGGCAAAACCAACCTGTGTTCGTCCGTACGTGCGACACAGGGCAAGGGCTTGATGCCCGATGGCACGGTGCGTTTTTTCAAAAACGGCCAGCCGATCTATCACTACATGGGTACATCAACTTTCTCGGAGTACACCGTTGTTGCCGAAGTTTCTTTGGCTAAAATCCAGCCTGAAGCAGATTTAAAAGAAGTGTGCCTGCTCGGTTGCGGCGTCACCACCGGCATGGGCGCGGTGATGAACACGGCCAAAGTAAAACGCGGTGACACCGTGGCGATTTTCGGCTTGGGCGGCATCGGTTTGGCTGCCATTATCGGCGCGCGTATGAATGGTGCAGGCCGCATTATCGGTATCGACACCAATCCGTCTAAATTTGCTTTGGCAGAGAAACTCGGCGCTACTGATTTTGTCAATCCGAAAGATTTCGATAAACCGATTCAAGAGGTGATTATCGAAATGACAGATGGCGGCGTGGATTATTCGTTTGAGTGTATCGGCAATGTAGAAGTTATGCGCGCGGCTTTGGAATGCTGCCACAAAGGCTGGGGCGAGAGCATTATCATCGGCGTGGCTCCGGCCGGTGCGGAAATTTCAACCCGCCCGTTCCAATTGGTTACCGGCCGCGTATGGCGCGGTTCGGCATTTGGCGGCGTAAAAGGCCGCAGCGAATTGCCGGGCATCATCGACCAATACATGCGCGGCGAATTTGCCTTGAGTGATTTCATCACCCATACCATGCCTTTGGAAGACATCAACACCGCATTTGATTTAATGCACGAAGGTAAATCGATTCGTAGCGTGATTCATTATTAATCAATCGTGTAATGTAAAGAAAAAAACAGGCCGTCTGAACGCAAATCGTTGCTTTCGGACGGCCTTTGCTATGATTGGTTTCAGCATTCACGGCCACAGCCAAGCCCACACGTTGCGGCCTTCGCCTTGCAATAA is a window of Neisseria yangbaofengii DNA encoding:
- the mpl gene encoding UDP-N-acetylmuramate:L-alanyl-gamma-D-glutamyl-meso-diaminopimelate ligase, with the translated sequence MKHIHIIGIGGTFMGGVAAIAKEAGFKVSGCDAKMYPPMSTQLEALGIAVHEGFDAAQLDEFQADVYVIGNVAKRGTDVVEAVLNRGLPYISGPQWLAENVLFHHWVLGVAGTHGKTTTASMLAWVLEYAGLAPGFLIGGVPLNFSVSARLPQATRQNPNSKSPFFVIEADEYDTAFFDKRSKFVHYRPRTAILNNLEFDHADIFADLGAIQTQFHHLVRTVPSDGLIIANGREESIHETLDKGCWTPVELFGNQAGWQIGEADGQGGFDVFFKGEKAGHVAWALLGEHNRMNALAVIAAARHAGVDVQTACEALGQFQNVKRRMEIKGTVNGVTVYDDFAHHPTAMATTVSGLRQKVGKARILAVLEPRSNTMKLGTMKAALPESLREADRVFCYAGGVDWDVAEALAPLGDKLHVGQDFDAFVAEIVKEAQGGDQILVMSNGGFGGIHDKLLEALK
- a CDS encoding S-(hydroxymethyl)glutathione dehydrogenase/class III alcohol dehydrogenase, coding for MEFIKTRAAVAWAPNEPLKIEELDLMPPQKGEVLVRIVATGVCHTDAYTLSGQDSEGVFPCVLGHEGAGIVEAVGEGVTDFAVGDHVIPLYTAECGKCKFCTSGKTNLCSSVRATQGKGLMPDGTVRFFKNGQPIYHYMGTSTFSEYTVVAEVSLAKIQPEADLKEVCLLGCGVTTGMGAVMNTAKVKRGDTVAIFGLGGIGLAAIIGARMNGAGRIIGIDTNPSKFALAEKLGATDFVNPKDFDKPIQEVIIEMTDGGVDYSFECIGNVEVMRAALECCHKGWGESIIIGVAPAGAEISTRPFQLVTGRVWRGSAFGGVKGRSELPGIIDQYMRGEFALSDFITHTMPLEDINTAFDLMHEGKSIRSVIHY